The DNA segment CCCTATGGACGAGGACTTCCGCAAGAGGCTTGGACTACCAAGGACTGCATGAGTGTGAGCGTGTGCGTGTCCTCAAACCGCAAGAATTTCGGAAGTAATCGTGCTGCAAATGAAGCTTCTGCTGGAACTGCACTCTTTCACCCGCTCTGATTTTCAATGATGCCAGATACATTGAAAAGAAAAGGTTTGGACAGTAACTTATAGATGAGATTTTCATTTGATATATGCAATTGAAACTTTTGGGCTTAATTTGTAACTTTTGTATAATTTCAGGGACTAATGTTGAAATTTACTGTTTTATGGAACATGTTAGATGTAGTTATGTACTAATTTGAGAGGTTTTAATCATGTGTGAATGCTTCACTTGTCTTGTCCTGTTGTATATATGTAACGTACATAATTTGCATTTGATGATCATTAGCTCAACTTCTATAATAATCACTTTAAAACTAAACTTCCAAAACTTTGCTCGTATGACTTAATCTTGTTTTTAAGTTGTTTTTATAGATTGTTGTTACACCACTGATTACGTTCAAGACTTTTTGTCCGAATCTCTTTAGAATTCTTGGCAACACTCGGGTACCTGCCGCAACACGTGGGCATTCACACTagtgtagaaaaaaacactaaaagataaccgaaagaaaatcaacaaaaaaagttgtatggtaacgatgttgttcgtatgaaacccgtggtcagagatgagcaaattgttctgggtatcggtaccaaatttgccgaaccgaaagatcttaagtaccgattcggtaccgacttttgacgttCCTGGTACCAGTTCACTatcgttttttaccttcatatatcggcaccgtaaccggtattttcggtatcagtaccgatttttgtatcagttggcaccgagctcatccctacccctgaaactaaaaaaagaaaaaattaaaagttgaagaaaatcaacaaaaaaagttgtacgataccgttgttcgtacggtaaccgtgatcagggatgagcaaatggtaccggttAGCGACTAATAACTGTTTGTGGAGTTTTATGCACACAAGATAAAACGGCTTATGAATTAGCGATGCTATGAATTAGCAATTATTgagacaaggtattaaaacgggtcaatatgttGATCCGAGCTAGGTACGCATAAATAAGTTTATAGTTAAAATTGCGATTTGGGTCAAATAATTAGTGAAAGTCATTCATCGTAaaatgagggactaaaattgaccaaaaagcccttgaggGGAAAATCGGGTAAACGATccttagaggttgtttaggaAATTGTATCATGATTATGTAACCCTTAGATATGTAGGAAATTTATAGGCATAAACTATCGTGGGTCGAATGCTTAAAATGGGTCATTTGCACAGAAGGACTAACCGAAAGGAAAGATTGGGGGTAATGGGTTCAttatgttaaatccaccacaaaagtAGTTGTGATGGATTATAATTAGTTATTTAGATATGGGAATGCAAAGTGTAAAAGGGGAAGAGAGAGTTAATGCTTAAATGCACAAAATCCCCTAAACGAGTCAAATGGATTTATGCGCATCGCTTATGAATTAGACGCATATTTCATAAAACAAAATTTTCGAAACCGAGCTATAAATTTTGTGTTAAATACATTGGCTTATGTAATTGGATTATTTAGAAACAAGTTGGTGATTTTAAACTTGAACAGGTCAAAAATCCTTATAAATCaatttcaagccgagagcttgaaatctaaTATCTTATGAGTCCAGATGTCGGACTTTAACTCCATGTGACcgagaattaaattacgatcgcataggaaaaagaatcgtgtaaaacggacTTATAAATTGAAAGTTATGCACATTTTGGTGTATGTTAAGTTAGTAGAAATTGAGCTGGGAATCTGCAGCTTAAAATAACAAACCTTCTGTCGAAATGGGTCTGTCGTGCCCCGCGACGGAAAAGTATTAAGCAGTCGCGCCCCACCACAGACTGTGGCGCCCCGCGAAAGCCAAGGCCAAGGCTGTCGCGGCCCGTGACAAACTACAGAGCTGGCAAATTGATTTTATTTGTTGTTTGATTGTTTAGAACTTGATTTAAACTATTATTTAAGAATCAAAACTAttttttaagttggttttgatcacaggtAAATATCATGGGTTCCCGGATGAAAATCAAGCGCCatacaagaaccgaacacacacgAAAAAGAAGCTTCCGCATGTTGCGTCGTCGTTATTCTAAAAGACGAACTCAATTACATTATGTTGTATTttctttaaatttataaaagttttAATTTACTTGTATTTTCAAAGTGTATGTATTCATAATTACACATTTATTTTCGTAAGATTAAACGAAAACCACTTAATAATAGCAAGGGTCTTACAATAAACGTGATGATCAGAAGGTGTTATTACAAGAGAGTAACACCTTCattattacgatcacgttgcaaagttcaatttgaACTTTGACTTAACCGAAatggtcagaactgaaagtcaaagaaaGAGTCAATTtgtttgactttcggctaatagctagccaaataaatgaaaaaaaattggAGATAACATTTACCAGTGTTAGGATGGGAGTTTTAGAACTTAAAATAGGAGGCATCAAGGTATAGAAGCAGCCCCAAAGAAGAATAGAAAGAAGTTGTGAAAGTCTGAATGGAATGGTTTAGCatggagggtatttatagtgatGGATGATAAAGGAGGTTGTGCCAGGTGTTTGGAAGGACTATCAGGTGTTGGTTAGTGTCAACATAGGTGGAAGAAGGAGGAGAGGTGTGGCACAAATCGTGCTAGGTGGCACTTGAGAGTAGGCTGTAGTGCCAGCTAAAACATTATGCCAGCGATGTCTTTACGGACCGCATGGAGTGATGTCTTGCGGTCCATAAGGACCTTTGGGGATGAAATAATTTGAACCCCTTGCGGACTGTGAGGGGTTACCCCTAGAGGTCCCTAAGAGACCTCCAAAATTGAAATTTTGCCCTTTTTATAATACCAGTCCCTCGTCTTTATTCCATATCCTAATTTAATCAATATTgtctaggggtgcaaacgagccgagcccgagctcgaccaggctcgagctcgagctcgattaacttataagagctcgggctcgagctcggctcgtttgtattttctcaagctcgagctcggctcgggtttggctcgtttattatctattaattagtatattaaataaaaataatataaataatagactttttaggctcgcgagctcgataagtgaagctcgggctcgggctcgtttaccaaataagtttatttttaggttcgaggtcggcttgtaaacaagtttaaataagctcggctcgactcggctcgtttacacaaAGGCttgataaggctcgacgagcctaacgagcttcacatgcgaggctcgagctcgggcttgacaaacaaacgagctttgttttgaggctcaagctcggctcgggctcgataaagctcggctcgtttcgagctttttctcgagccgatctcgagtagctcgcgagccgctcggctcgtttgcacccctaatttTGTCCATCTTCTCCAACAAAACAAATCTGGAATATCTAGAGAGCTTTTGAACACGTGTTGCTTTATGAGTCGATAAAATATCCGAGGTGTTACACTGATGTTGTATACAAATATATTTTTTAGAGATTTATAATTTATTATTAAGTTTGTGAAATAAAATTGCAGTTTAGCTTTGTTACTATTTAATGTAATACACAATTTTATTTATGGATTTATGAATTATATCATTTAAATTTCCTAACTCGTGTATAGTATATTGGTACCTAACCTAGTTATAccttaatttataaaaaaaaaaaacacatgttACTAGTGCCAATTTGGGGCTATCCCGTTTGGCATAGATACATGTCGAGGGGATGTAAGGACCTTTTTGGTATGAGGTAATGAAATGGACGACAAAATTAAAATGAATTATTACCATTCTATAGTCCTGTTTGGTTACTATGTGAGAAtggaatgaatcattactttatGTTGTTTGGTAGGCAGGAAAAGACGAAGGAACAAAATCGACAGTGGGTGGTGGTAATGAATGTGGTGGTGGTCGTAGTGCGTGGCGGGTAGAGATGGTTGCGATGGCGACTACGGTGGATTGCAACGGTGGTCGgagatggtggcggaggtgggtAGCCGTTGTTGGTGGTGGTTGCAGAGCGACTTATGGTGGCAGTGATGATGGTCGGCAGTGACGATGGGCGTTGTAGTGGCGGTGGTCGACGACGGTGGGTGGCGAGGATGAGCGTCGGTGGTGCTGATGAAGGGTGAGGGCAggaatggaatgaaaaaaaacaaGATGGTGAATGAAATGATTTAAGATTTTTAAAGGGAATGAAATGCTTTTTATGTTCGGTGATTCCATTACCTTAACCATTAACCAGccaaacacaattttttttttaactcgcaatagttcatttcatttcattcatCCCTCTAATTCTCGGATACCAAACATTACTTAGAGTCTTAGATTACTGGTGTAAAAAAGTaagatttaatttaaaaaaaacctGTTTCTAAATTACCTTTTTACACCttgattaaaaaataataaagaaaaacaTATTCGCCGTTCAGTTCCCCCACCCCAAATCGGCGATCCTTGAATCGTTGCCAACCAATCTCCGTTGCCGATCCACTTCAACCGCCGCTGCCAGTCAGTCTATCCACCGATCTGATTACCGGAACCTGCTGACTGATATTCAATTATCCATTAACTCAAAAGGTGCGTGAATGTTTTCATCATAGACAGTTGTTGTTTATCAATTTGTATACATGGGGAAAATTGTTTAtgttttctagggtttttctgACGATGGGATTGAGTAAAACTGAAATCAATTTTAGACGATTGCTAGCAGCCGCTCCTCAACAACATCATCAATCCAAACTTATTCATGTACACACTCCCAATTCATTCTTGCTATGCAATCCAATTCTTGATTTTCATGTATCATTTCTTGCATATTTGTGGCAACTTTATGCTCCATTTTTTGCTTCAATAGTTATTTTTGTCATAGTTATTAAAGGTGCGAGGCGCACTCACTTTGAGCGATTTGTTGGGCTCGGGGCCTTATTTGCGTCGAAGCGCCTGGGcgctcgctttaataactatgatttttgaaaatctaTTGTCAATCAGTTTATTTACGGTGTACATTCTTTATTAGTTTGAGCATGCTTATAGAGTGCTAATTTTGCAGTATGTTAGCACTCTAAGAGAGCTGTTGGAGCAACTCGCTGCAGAGAGAACACCGGAAGGATTACCGAGGTCTGATTTCTTTCTCCATCTATAGGGATTGTGTATGTGCCTATACTGCTTTACTGCCaatcatagttgtcaatagcggtcgctatagcgaatagcgtagcgTATAGGTCGAAGGTCGCTACAGGTAATGTTCTTAAATCCGGACCGGACCGGTCGAGCCGGGAACCGCTAGTAATACAGGGTATGTAGCCATAAATAGTGggatttcagttttttttttaatataaataacgatcaaatatagctataaaatagctggattttaggtttttgttaaatatacatttaaaatagcgtatataccagggtattttgatataatatacatataattttttttttctagtgtatcgctatttataaaatagtgcCCACTATTTATCGCTATCCCCTTATTGCTATTTGttgctattcgccattaacaactatgctgCTAATTGAGGCTTCAATCTCAATATAGCTTTAGATTTCTTAAGTTTCCTTTCGGTTATTGTAGAATTTCAAAAGCTACATTGAGTGATTACTCTGAGAAAATTGAAGCAATTGCTGCCAACTTGGCTTCTTCAGAAGTGAGTATATTTCTATCTTCTTCAGTTAAATGTACCATCGGTTTTTGGTAGTGTTAGACAGGGTTAGTCGTTCATGTAAATGTATCAGCAAGTTTTGAAGTTCAACCTATTATTGGCTTAATGTGATATTTTCTTATGTTTGGTCATGTAATCCATTCCACAAGTGAATTATCTTTATTaactatttatttatatatattttgtttttgtcGTACTTTGTTTGTATCCAGACTTCAAATATCATCTAATTAGATAtccattttctttttatttactAGTTGAACATTGAAGAATCTCCAGAGCCACTAACTACCGAAATTTCTGTCAACCGAAAGACTACAAAAACGGAAGAACACAGTGTCTCCCCTTCTGCAGGGTTGAGAAGAAGAGTGGTGTTAGTAGAACTTATTGCTTATGTTACTTTCTGTGAATAATGAATTCTTGTTTTATATAATTGGTTCGTCATGATTAAACAGACCCCCTTCGACTGTTGAAGACAGAAGCCAAAATACAGATGATGCAACTGATTCAGCTGCTATAAAATTGGATGCTGCAGCACAGGCCCATATTACAAAGCACAGGTTCTCTATGCATGCATTTTCATGGCTAAATACtttatatattttaaaccatTCTTGGCAAATAGTTTAGTACACAATGTTCGAAATTTGGTGGACGGAAATCAATGTTATCGTTTTATCAAATGTGTATATGATCACATGGTAAAGTCGTAATTTTGGATGAGGTTTCAGAATATCACTTTGACTTCACCTATGGTCTAACAGGAAGCTCCAAGAAGACTTGACTGATGAAATGGTTGGGTTAGCACGGCAGCTTAAAGAGAGTACTCTCATGATGAATCAATCCATAAAAAACACCGACAAAGTAAGTCTTTAGAAGTTGCATTCTATTCAGAAACGGCTTATGAACTTCTGTTAACAAAGTTGGTATAATGCGAGTGCAGATTCTTGACTCAACAGAGGAAGCAGTCGAGCGTAGCTTAGCGAGTACGGGACGAGCCAATACACAGGCAATGGATATATACTCTCAGAGTTCCAAGACTTCATGCTTCACATGGCTTGTGATGCTTCTGATGACATGCATCTTTGTCATGGTGGTTCTTCTTATCAAAGTCACATAAATATTTGTATattgagttaactgccattttcgtccctgtggtttggtcactttggccatttcagtccatttttcaaaaatgcgccattttcctccccgacgttctggaaaggtgccatttcagtccaaaaatcataacccagttaagtcagttagtaaataaggactgattgtgtaaatttgtaacataaaggaccatttaagtaaaatgtataaatattaatataattataaaatatatatatatatatatatatatataatatatatatataatgtatacacACCACCGCCGGAACCAGAGCTCCGgtggtcaccaccgccgccggaACTGGAGCTCCGgtggtcaccaccgccgccggaaccaccaccatcaacgtcatcatcgtcatcatctgttatcatcatcatcgatcatcatcgaccttcattatcatcatcatcgcgatcttcatcatcatcatcgcgaTTTTAATGATTCTGCGGATGTAATTTAGCAGCGAATGGGTTTTTCGGATGCAGATCAGCAGAACAAATAGATTTATACGGCTAATAATTCTGCAAATCTGTTCTGAACGAATTATATAACGACAGCAGATATGTTTCCTGTTCAGCAGATTGTTCAATGACAACAAATTTGTTTATACGGCTAATATTCAGCAATGACTGAACACCTCTGCAGATTCTGCGGACTGATTTCAACGATCAAAATAATTCTGCACAGATCTGtactttgaaaaaaaaacatcaatATGTGATTAAACAACAATTTTTTTCTTTAAACGAATAATATTTGAtcgaaattcaaacaaatcagtCTGAAATTCAACCAAAAATCATTCGATTTAGTCCGAAATCAATCCGAAATTCGTTTTCGTTTTCACCGAACCTGATCAAAATGAACAAACTTTGATTTGAAACAGATCTAAATCAGTCCGAAACGTACATCAATGGAGGATGCAGACGATGGAAGTGGTCGATTTGCCTGAATTCGGATGAAGTTGCAGGTTCCGGTGAAGTTGCAGGTTCCGGTGAccgtggctgtggtggcggtggtggtggtggtggcagcggagtggtggtgctggcagggctagtggtggtggtgttacaaatttacacaatcagtcctttatgttacaaatttacacaatcagtccttatttactaactgacttaactgggttatgatttttggactgaaatggcacctttccagaacgtcggggaggaaaatggcgcatttttgaaaaatggactgaaatggccaaagtgaccaaaccacagggacgaaaa comes from the Helianthus annuus cultivar XRQ/B chromosome 4, HanXRQr2.0-SUNRISE, whole genome shotgun sequence genome and includes:
- the LOC110936991 gene encoding uncharacterized protein LOC110936991 translates to MGLSKTEINFRRLLAAAPQQHHQSKLIHYVSTLRELLEQLAAERTPEGLPRISKATLSDYSEKIEAIAANLASSELNIEESPEPLTTEISVNRKTTKTEEHSVSPSAGLRRRVVPPSTVEDRSQNTDDATDSAAIKLDAAAQAHITKHRKLQEDLTDEMVGLARQLKESTLMMNQSIKNTDKILDSTEEAVERSLASTGRANTQAMDIYSQSSKTSCFTWLVMLLMTCIFVMVVLLIKVT